In Myxococcus stipitatus, the following are encoded in one genomic region:
- a CDS encoding 4a-hydroxytetrahydrobiopterin dehydratase produces the protein MATRLTPLTPEALQSFLAQHPEWKHEGGMIRRTFEAPSFLAGIAFVERVAHAAERADHHPDIDIRWRKVTLALVTHDAGGLTTRDTSLAAEADRLFDEVNPQK, from the coding sequence ATGGCCACCCGACTCACCCCGCTGACTCCCGAGGCGCTTCAGTCCTTCCTCGCCCAGCATCCCGAGTGGAAGCATGAAGGCGGGATGATTCGCCGCACCTTCGAGGCCCCCTCCTTCCTCGCGGGCATCGCCTTCGTGGAGCGCGTGGCCCACGCCGCGGAGCGCGCGGACCACCACCCGGACATCGACATCCGCTGGCGCAAGGTGACCCTGGCGCTCGTCACCCACGACGCGGGTGGCCTCACGACGCGAGACACCTCCCTGGCCGCCGAGGCCGACCGGCTCTTCGACGAGGTCAACCCCCAGAAGTGA
- the dapE gene encoding succinyl-diaminopimelate desuccinylase, with amino-acid sequence MSSQDLATRLARTTLELCRISSPITQEGPIADFTERWALQHFPAKDVCRVGHTLLLGNLEDPRPTVALIGHLDTVPAHPSDQGRVPRIEGERVFGLGASDMKGGLAVMMALAEDLRRDTLPVNLAFLFYEREEGAYAESGLIPLFAKRPDLARVKFGIAMEPTDSEVQVGCVGSMQATVRFTGRSAHSARPWQGENAIHKAGPFLAELLARQRVEVDVDGFRFYEVINATLAKGGRARNVIPEAFEMNLNYRFAPGKSIEQAKADVHALVAGRAEVEISDASPSGPVVSGNPLFKKLLAITGLPAASKQAWTDVARFGEWGVDAINYGPGETAQAHQANESAPIAPLAVAYEKLAAFLKG; translated from the coding sequence ATGTCCTCTCAAGACCTCGCCACGAGGCTCGCCCGCACGACGCTCGAGCTGTGCCGTATCTCCAGCCCCATCACGCAGGAAGGCCCCATCGCCGACTTCACCGAGCGGTGGGCGCTCCAGCACTTCCCCGCGAAGGATGTCTGCCGGGTGGGGCACACGTTGTTGTTGGGGAACCTGGAGGACCCTCGGCCCACGGTGGCGCTCATCGGGCATCTGGACACGGTGCCCGCGCACCCGAGCGACCAGGGGCGTGTGCCTCGCATCGAGGGTGAGCGGGTGTTCGGCCTGGGGGCGTCGGACATGAAGGGTGGGTTGGCGGTGATGATGGCGCTGGCGGAGGACCTTCGCCGCGACACGTTGCCGGTGAACCTGGCGTTCCTGTTCTACGAGCGGGAGGAGGGGGCGTATGCGGAGAGCGGGTTGATTCCGCTCTTCGCCAAGCGGCCGGACCTGGCGCGGGTGAAGTTCGGCATCGCGATGGAGCCCACGGACAGCGAGGTCCAGGTGGGGTGTGTCGGGTCGATGCAGGCGACGGTTCGCTTCACGGGGCGGAGCGCGCACTCGGCGCGGCCGTGGCAGGGGGAGAACGCCATCCACAAGGCGGGGCCGTTCCTGGCGGAGTTGTTGGCGCGGCAGCGGGTGGAGGTGGACGTCGACGGCTTCCGCTTCTACGAGGTCATCAACGCCACGCTGGCGAAGGGCGGGCGCGCGCGGAACGTGATTCCCGAGGCGTTCGAGATGAATCTCAACTACCGCTTCGCGCCGGGGAAGAGCATCGAGCAGGCGAAGGCGGATGTGCATGCGCTGGTCGCGGGGCGCGCGGAGGTGGAGATCTCCGATGCGTCACCCAGCGGGCCGGTGGTCTCGGGCAATCCGTTGTTCAAGAAGCTGTTGGCCATCACGGGGTTGCCGGCGGCCTCGAAGCAGGCGTGGACGGACGTGGCCCGCTTCGGGGAGTGGGGCGTGGACGCCATCAACTACGGCCCGGGTGAGACGGCGCAGGCGCATCAGGCGAACGAGAGCGCGCCCATTGCTCCCTTGGCGGTGGCGTACGAGAAGCTGGCCGCGTTCCTCAAGGGGTGA
- a CDS encoding cell envelope biogenesis protein TolA: MIHETLITEVTDVMTPSDLGMVPVVADMKRKAPSRRRRATKKGARRTGARAKKTSSRRSSTRKTSARGKTTARKASRKKVAAGGARRGARKATTRRAAAAGRTARKGAGRRGTTARKGARKTTRRTTRR, encoded by the coding sequence ATGATTCACGAGACCCTCATTACGGAAGTCACCGACGTCATGACCCCTTCGGATCTGGGAATGGTCCCGGTCGTGGCGGATATGAAGCGCAAGGCGCCCTCGCGACGGCGCCGCGCCACGAAGAAGGGGGCTCGCCGCACCGGTGCTCGCGCGAAGAAGACGTCCTCTCGCCGTTCCTCCACGCGGAAGACCTCCGCGCGCGGCAAGACCACCGCTCGCAAGGCGTCCCGGAAGAAGGTGGCCGCGGGTGGAGCCCGGCGCGGCGCACGCAAGGCCACCACGCGCAGGGCCGCGGCGGCGGGCCGCACCGCTCGCAAGGGCGCCGGCCGCCGAGGCACCACCGCTCGCAAGGGGGCTCGGAAGACCACGCGCCGCACGACGCGCCGTTGA
- a CDS encoding ankyrin repeat domain-containing protein has translation MNEATQVLLAVCEARQRWKKELTGEAVRKWVAQGADLKATAAYGRTALHLAVRGPSTRSEPLPDVDVVRALIDAGSDVNARDTYAQTPLICAIHSEETPESVARALDIIRMLRAAGARIPSDVKNGHGGAFRITSAAEALAREVLDAGAAIDGRDVHGKTPLHSAVGFGLPANVKLLLERGAEVNAVDNLGLTPLGLALRTRVLPWVQHNQRTSGFNAVIALLEAAGGKPSVSFPRSEDVFAPFPIDPAALAQALGDEKLGLSHPAASAQEVTTVLYSYGAPSESLGKLKALRDALSAEPPRKVQLPGPLTLDSAFFHHGDLEVRGDLTIHCPFAVTGDVIVHGVITDSSSNSLVNILGTLKCHGLFTDREFNVAGDIEARDVVLGYYNDHALAAHTIKARAVIQDDHGMLARIRAEHHLDLTNYEGEEPLHEKLRAIFVDSVLKPDEDADEEDVVRLDNHTLFAHIRQGLPVFRK, from the coding sequence ATGAACGAAGCGACCCAGGTCCTGCTCGCGGTGTGCGAGGCCCGGCAACGATGGAAGAAGGAGCTCACCGGGGAGGCCGTGAGGAAGTGGGTCGCCCAGGGGGCAGACCTGAAGGCGACCGCCGCGTACGGCAGGACGGCCCTGCACCTGGCCGTGCGGGGTCCGTCGACTCGGAGCGAGCCCCTCCCGGATGTCGACGTGGTGCGCGCGCTCATCGACGCGGGCTCGGATGTGAATGCACGGGACACCTACGCGCAGACCCCGCTCATCTGCGCCATCCACTCGGAGGAGACCCCCGAGAGCGTGGCGCGCGCGCTGGATATCATCCGCATGCTGCGAGCCGCGGGGGCACGCATCCCCTCGGACGTGAAGAATGGACATGGCGGCGCCTTCCGAATCACCTCCGCCGCGGAGGCGCTCGCCCGGGAGGTGCTCGACGCGGGCGCGGCCATCGATGGACGCGACGTGCACGGCAAGACGCCCCTTCATTCCGCCGTGGGGTTTGGCCTGCCGGCCAACGTCAAGCTGCTGCTCGAGCGAGGCGCCGAGGTGAATGCCGTCGACAACCTGGGGCTCACGCCCCTGGGTCTGGCACTCCGCACGCGGGTGCTGCCCTGGGTCCAACACAACCAGCGCACGTCCGGCTTCAACGCCGTCATCGCCTTGCTGGAGGCGGCGGGTGGAAAGCCCTCCGTGTCCTTCCCTCGAAGCGAGGATGTCTTCGCGCCCTTCCCCATCGACCCGGCCGCGCTCGCCCAGGCCCTGGGGGACGAAAAGCTGGGCCTCAGCCATCCAGCGGCCTCCGCGCAGGAAGTGACCACTGTCCTGTACAGCTACGGCGCCCCCAGCGAGTCACTCGGCAAACTCAAGGCGCTGCGCGATGCCCTGAGCGCGGAGCCCCCGAGGAAGGTCCAGCTCCCGGGGCCCCTGACGCTCGACAGCGCCTTCTTCCACCACGGTGACCTGGAGGTGCGGGGCGACCTGACCATCCACTGCCCCTTCGCCGTGACAGGCGACGTCATCGTGCACGGTGTAATCACCGACTCGTCGAGCAACTCGCTCGTGAACATCCTGGGCACCCTGAAGTGCCACGGCCTCTTCACCGACCGCGAGTTCAACGTCGCGGGGGACATCGAGGCGCGCGACGTGGTGCTCGGCTACTACAACGACCACGCATTGGCCGCGCACACCATCAAGGCCCGGGCCGTCATCCAGGACGACCACGGCATGCTCGCCAGAATCAGGGCCGAGCATCACCTCGACCTCACCAACTACGAAGGGGAAGAGCCCCTGCACGAAAAGCTGCGAGCCATCTTCGTCGACAGCGTCCTCAAGCCCGATGAAGACGCCGATGAGGAGGACGTGGTCCGGCTCGACAACCACACCCTCTTCGCGCACATCCGCCAGGGACTGCCCGTCTTCCGGAAGTGA